A genome region from Manis pentadactyla isolate mManPen7 chromosome 5, mManPen7.hap1, whole genome shotgun sequence includes the following:
- the ODAPH gene encoding LOW QUALITY PROTEIN: odontogenesis associated phosphoprotein (The sequence of the model RefSeq protein was modified relative to this genomic sequence to represent the inferred CDS: deleted 3 bases in 2 codons; substituted 1 base at 1 genomic stop codon) → SIPLLLLLSGLFPDLHFSSPHRRKQVVTSPGSSQNNVDPTDCQIITRAPPPITKRPVTGIXPTRTPKCDFLFFPQRPRVHTAFPQRPFLLSRCKHSFQIHPFFFPHSHLTPHFKCFFRRKLQRGSSSEGSREKREAPGMLKQKKPMPQKRLYKDMFSFSKLKLLDLKIQSLKHYQLEIDLVSS, encoded by the exons AGTATCCCCCTTCTGCTTCTACTATCAGGTCTGTTTCCTGACTTGCATTTTTCTTCTCCCCACAGGAGAAAACAAGTAGTCACCTCTCCTGGAAGCTCACAAAACAATGTAGACCCCACAGACTGCCAGATTATTACACGCGCCCCTCCACCTATCACAAAAAGACCAGTGACAGGGATCTAGCCCACAAGGACACCCAAGTGtgacttccttttc tttccacaaaGGCCCAGAGTCCACACTGCATTTCCACAGAGACCTTTCCTCCTTTCAAGGTGCAAACACAGTTTTCAGatccatccattttttttt ccacacaGTCACCTTACTCctcattttaaatgtttcttcagAAGAAAACTCCAGAGAGGAAGCTCCTCtgagggaagcagagagaaaagagaagcccCTGGCATGCTGAAGCAAAAGAAGCCAATGCCTCAGAAAAGACTATATaaagatatgttttctttttccaaactAAAACTGTTGGATTTGAAGATTCAGTCTCTGAAACACTACCAACTAGAAATTGATCTTGTCAGCAGTTAA